AAGCTTGCCTGCATGCGCCCTGAAATTTGGGGCAACTCACGTAACATGGAGGAGCGACAGTGAAGTTCAAAGTGATGGCCCTGGCGGCATTAGTGGGATTCAGTGCAATGTCGGTGCAGGCAGGCGAATTGCCTGACGGACCGCACATCGTGACTTCCGGGACGGCAAGCGTGGACGCTGCACCTGATATTGCCACGCTGGCAATCGAGGTTAATGTTGCGGCGAAAGACGCTGCGACGGCGAAGAAACAGGCTGATGAGCGCGTTGCGCAATACCTTTCTTTCCTTGAGCAAAATCAGATCGCGAAAAAAGACATTAGCTCGGCGAACCTGCGCACCCAACCGGATTACGATTATCAGAACGGCAAAAGCGTCCTGAAAGGGTATCGTGCGGTGCGTACTGTCGAAGTGACGCTGCGTCAGTTAGATAAACTCAACCCACTGCTGGACGGCGCGCTGAAAGCGGGGCTGAACGAAATTCGTTCCGTTTCGTTGGGTGTGGCGCAACCGGATGCTTATAAAGACAAAGCGCGTAAAGCAGCGATTGATGATGCAATTCACCAGGCGCAGGAACTGGCGGCCGGTTTTAACAGCAAACTGGGTCCGGTTTACAGCGTGCGCTACCATGTCTCGAACTATCAGCCAAGCCCGATGGTGCGGATGATGAAAGCGGACGCGGCACCGGTGTCAGCGCAGGAAACGTACGAGCAGGCGGCGATTCAGTTTGATGATCAGGTCGATGTGGTGTTCCAGTTGGAACCTGCGGCGGGTCAACAATCTGCGGCAACCGCCAAAGCGCAATAACCTTCCAGGCCGGATGAGGCATGTGCGCCACCATCCGGCAATTTTGTTGATTACTTCGCGATACGTTTGTACTTGATACGCTTTGGCTCCAGCGCGTCAGCGCCCAGCGTGCGTTTCTTGTACTCTTCGTATTCGGTGAAGTTACCTTCGAAGAACTCCACTTTCCCTTCATCCTGGTAGTCCAGAATGTGGGTGGCGATACGGTCAAGGAACCAACGGTCGTGCGAGATAACCATTGCGCAACCCGGGAACTCCAGCAGGGCGTTTTCCAGCGCGCGCAGGGTTTCGATATCCAGGTCGTTGGTCGGTTCATCGAGCAGAAGAACGTTACCGCCAACCTGCAGCAGCTTCGCCAGATGCAGACGACCGCGCTCACCACCGGACAGCTCGCCGACGCGTTTGCCCTGGTCGGTGCCTTTGAAGTTAAAGCGGCCAACATAGGCGCGACTTGGCATTTCGGTGTTGCCGATCTTCATGATATCCAGCCCACCGGACACTTCTTCCCACACGGTTTTGCTGTTATCCATGGCGTCACGGAACTGATCGACGGAGGCCAGCTTAACGGTTTCACCCAGCGTGATGGTGCCGCTGTCTGGCTGTTCCTGACCGGACATCATACGGAACAGGGTGGATTTACCCGCGCCGTTCGGACCGATGATGCCGACGATGGCGCCTTTCGGTACAGAGAAGCTCAGATCGTCAATCAGCACGCGGTCGCCGTAGGATTTACGCAGGTGGCTGACTTCAATGACTTTATCACCCAGACGCGGTCCAGGTGGAATAAACAGTTCGTTGGTTTCGTTACGTTTCTGGTATTCCGTGCTGTTCAGCTCTTCAAAGCGTGCCAGACGGGCTTTACCCTTAGACTGACGGCCTTTCGCGCCCTGACGAACCCACTCCAGTTCTTTCTCGATAGATTTACGGCGTGCCGCTTCCTGAGAGGCTTCCTGCGCCAGACGCTGATCTTTCTGCTCCAGCCAGGAGGAGTAGTTACCTTCCCACGGAATACCTTCGCCGCGGTCAAGTTCAAGGATCCAGCCTGCGACGTTGTCGAGGAAGTAACGGTCGTGGGTAATCGCCACTACGGTGCCTTCGAAGTCGTGCAGGAAGCGTTCCAGCCAGGCCACGGATTCCGCATCCAGGTGGTTGGTCGGTTCGTCAAGCAGCAGCATGTCAGGTTTTTCTAACAGCAGACGGCACAGTGCGACACGGCGACGTTCACCCCCGGAGAGGGTCGCGATTTTGGCGTCCCAGTCTGGCAGACGCAGGGCGTCGGCCGCACGCTCCAGTTGCACGTTCAGGTTATGACCGTCGTGCGCCTGAATGATCTCTTCGAACTTGCCCTGTTGCGCGGCCAGTTTATCGAAGTCGGCATCTGGCTCTGCGTATTTCGCATAAACCTCATCCAGACCTTTCAGTGCGTTGACCACTTCCGCCACTGCTTCTTCAACAGACTCGCGTACGGTGTGTTCAGGATTAAGCTGAGGTTCCTGCGGCAAGTAACCAATTTTGATGCCGGGCTGCGGGCGGGCTTCGCCTTCAATATCTGTATCAATGCCCGCCATGATGCGCAGCAGGGTGGACTTACCGGCACCGTTAAGGCCCAGTACGCCGATTTTTGCGCCAGGGAAGAAGCTCAGCGAGATGTTTTTAAGAATATGACGTTTCGGCGGAACGACTTTGCCGACACGATGCATGGTATAAACGAATTGGGCCACGTTGGACTCGCCTCTGTATTTATCGTGATGAATATACCCGTCATACTTCAAGCTGCATGTGCGTTTGCTGCACTCGTTCACCCCAGTCACTTACTTATGTAAGCTCCTGGGGAGTTCACTCCCTTGCCGCCTTCCTGCAACTCGAATTATTTAGGGTATAGATGTATTCAAAGGCGAAGTGT
The sequence above is drawn from the Citrobacter amalonaticus genome and encodes:
- a CDS encoding oxidative stress defense protein, coding for MKFKVMALAALVGFSAMSVQAGELPDGPHIVTSGTASVDAAPDIATLAIEVNVAAKDAATAKKQADERVAQYLSFLEQNQIAKKDISSANLRTQPDYDYQNGKSVLKGYRAVRTVEVTLRQLDKLNPLLDGALKAGLNEIRSVSLGVAQPDAYKDKARKAAIDDAIHQAQELAAGFNSKLGPVYSVRYHVSNYQPSPMVRMMKADAAPVSAQETYEQAAIQFDDQVDVVFQLEPAAGQQSAATAKAQ
- the ettA gene encoding energy-dependent translational throttle protein EttA, with protein sequence MAQFVYTMHRVGKVVPPKRHILKNISLSFFPGAKIGVLGLNGAGKSTLLRIMAGIDTDIEGEARPQPGIKIGYLPQEPQLNPEHTVRESVEEAVAEVVNALKGLDEVYAKYAEPDADFDKLAAQQGKFEEIIQAHDGHNLNVQLERAADALRLPDWDAKIATLSGGERRRVALCRLLLEKPDMLLLDEPTNHLDAESVAWLERFLHDFEGTVVAITHDRYFLDNVAGWILELDRGEGIPWEGNYSSWLEQKDQRLAQEASQEAARRKSIEKELEWVRQGAKGRQSKGKARLARFEELNSTEYQKRNETNELFIPPGPRLGDKVIEVSHLRKSYGDRVLIDDLSFSVPKGAIVGIIGPNGAGKSTLFRMMSGQEQPDSGTITLGETVKLASVDQFRDAMDNSKTVWEEVSGGLDIMKIGNTEMPSRAYVGRFNFKGTDQGKRVGELSGGERGRLHLAKLLQVGGNVLLLDEPTNDLDIETLRALENALLEFPGCAMVISHDRWFLDRIATHILDYQDEGKVEFFEGNFTEYEEYKKRTLGADALEPKRIKYKRIAK